The genomic region TCTCTTTGTGGCAGGCTTTCTCGGTTCTCCACGCATGAATATCATAAAGGGTAAGGTCGCCAGTATCGGGGAAAGCGGCGTTATCGTCGACGTCGGCAACGGCGGCAAGCTGATCAGTGACGTGGACCTTTCCGGGATTCAGGTCGGCCAGGCAGTGCTTGCCGGCGTCAGGCCCGCGCATTTTTCACGCTCCGGTCAAGATGGGTTGCCGTTCGTCGTCCAGTATCATGAGGGGCTTGGAACCGAAACCTATGTCTATGGCAACCTGGAGGGGCAAGACGAGCAGATCATCATTCACGAGCCAGGTCATTTCGCGCCGTCACCAGGTGACCGCGTCCTGATCAACTCCATGCCTGTGCGCGTTCATCTCTTCGATCCTGAAAGCGGCCTGGCGTTTGGCCGGCGGCAAGGCCAAGGGAGGCGCTGATATGACGACGCCCAAGAAAGGTGCGGTCCTTTATCAGGCAGGCGAAACGATCATGCGAGTGATCGAGGCCCCCGTAAACGGAATGGAGCGCGTGCTTGGCCGGAAACGCATGCCATGGCTGTTTCTGGCACCGAATTTGGTTCTGTTCGGCATATTCACGTTCCTCCCCATCGCAATCGCCGTGGGTTACGCCTTTACGGGCGGGACGAACCTTTTCGTGTCGGACCGGCCGTTTGTCGGCTTGGACAATTTTCGCACCCTGCTTGCCTGCGATGACTATCTGAGGCCCGGAACTTGCCGGGAATCGCTTTTCTGGACGGCTGTGTGGAATACGCTTTGGTTCGTGGCATTCAACGTCGTCGCAACATTGCTCGTCGCCCTTGTAACAGCACTGATACTCAATCGAGCAATCGCCGCGCGAGGCTTCTTTAGAGCAATCTTCTTCTATCCGGTATTGCTGTCTCCCGTCGTCATCGGCCTGATCTGGAAATGGTTCCTTGATCGGAATGGGCTGCTGAACGCCTTCCTGCAGATGGTCGGCGTACCCCCGGAAATCTTCCTTTTGGATGTCGGTTGGTCGCGCTTCTTCGTCGTGGTCGTCTCCGTCTGGTTTCACATGGGTTTTTACACCCTCATCCTCCTTGCCGGTCTCCAGGCCATCCCGAAGGAGCTTTATGAAGCCGCCTCAATCGATGCAGCCTCGCCTCGCCGCACGCTCTTCAGGATCACGCTGCCCCTGCTGGGGCCGAACCTTCTGGTCGTTCTGATACTTCTGATGATCAGGTCCGTCCAGATTTTCGACGAAGCCTGGGTTCTTACGAATGGCGGTGGCCCGGGCACAGCCAACAGCTTTATCGTGCAATACATCTACCAGATGGCTTTCAGCAGCGATCTGCGCCTCTTCGGCCTTGCATCCGCGGCATCGGTTCTCATGGGATTGGTGCTTTTGGTACTGACGCTGATACAGCTGCGCCTTGGCCGGCGAATGGAGTCATAAAATGAATAGCCTTATGAATCCCATCAGCTTTCTCACGCGCACGCGCCGGGCCGGACGCATCGATATGACCGACATACTGTCATGGATCTGGCTATTTGCCGGAACCCTTGCGGTGCTTGTTCCCGTTGTCTGGGCGGGCCTTTCCTCTCTGAAGCCGGCGGCTGAGATCACCCGGTTTCCGCCGACGCTGCTTCCCCGCGCTGCCGTCGAGCAGACTGTAGCGGGATTCGACAAGCCGCTTAGCCTTTGGCAGGTCACCATTGACGGTGAGAAGCGCGAAATGGCGATGGTCCGCCGTATCGGTCTCAAAGCCCAAATGGTTGACCCTGTCAGTCCGCAAAAGCCCGTCAGCGTCGATGTAAAGAGTATCACGCCCGTGCAGCGGTTGACCGTGGCCACCCAAAACTACGCCGATCCATTGACGCGTTTCAACTTCCTGACCTTCCTCAAGAACTCGGTGTTCGTCACGTTCGTCGCAA from Rhizobium gallicum bv. gallicum R602sp harbors:
- a CDS encoding carbohydrate ABC transporter permease; the protein is MTTPKKGAVLYQAGETIMRVIEAPVNGMERVLGRKRMPWLFLAPNLVLFGIFTFLPIAIAVGYAFTGGTNLFVSDRPFVGLDNFRTLLACDDYLRPGTCRESLFWTAVWNTLWFVAFNVVATLLVALVTALILNRAIAARGFFRAIFFYPVLLSPVVIGLIWKWFLDRNGLLNAFLQMVGVPPEIFLLDVGWSRFFVVVVSVWFHMGFYTLILLAGLQAIPKELYEAASIDAASPRRTLFRITLPLLGPNLLVVLILLMIRSVQIFDEAWVLTNGGGPGTANSFIVQYIYQMAFSSDLRLFGLASAASVLMGLVLLVLTLIQLRLGRRMES